The segment ATGCGGTTCGATGTACGCCTGCAAGCGATGTGCGTACTTCGCGTCGTCGAGCGCGTCAAGATGATGGACGCCCACCTTGATAGTCGAAATGAACATCGTCATGTCGTCGTGGTAGTTCACGCCCATCGGCAGCGGCTGGAGTTCGGGCCACGACCACGCCATCCATATCTCCGTCTTGCCGGGATTGAACCCGTTCTGCCCGTCAAAGAGATTCATCGGGAGGCGGAAACGGTGCGGTCCGAGGTTCACTACCTTCGTCGGAGTGGCTTGCTGTTCAGCGGGAGGCTCACGAGTGAACCAGCCACCAGCGGGCGCGGCCACGGCTTGCTCCACCGCGACAGCGGCAAACGAAGCGAGCAGGGCGGCAATCGGTTTGGGTACGGGCACGGACGTTCCTTGTGGGGTATCGGGAGCTTGGCGGCGCGTTTCGGCGTGAGCGGTGACGGGCTTGCAGCGGACGGGTCGATCCAGGCGGGGCGAGATCACGACTTGCTGGCCTGCACGCAGCCGACGGAAGGCGGCACGCGTGTCGTCGCCCGTGACGCGCTTGCCGTGCTGGCCGCGGGCGGTGAGGAATGTGGCGATGGCGTCGATCTCCTGATCCGCGCCGGCGCGTTCGCCGGGCCCTAGCCAAGTCAACAGAGCGAACCGTTGCGCGAAGGTGTCGGCATGGGGTGCGCAGGTGGCGAGCATTCGCTTCAACGACACGATCGTAGCGATCTGGCGCGCCATAAGAGGCGGTGACGGAAACAGGTCCAGGCCGTGCACGATCAGCAGTCGCTCCTGGCGAAGCTGGAGCCGTAGGGCGTCGTACAGGGGTGCAAGGTCAGCGCGGCGTGCGTACGGAACGTGCAGGAATACCGTTCCGTCGAGTGGCTGGAGCGGACCCCGCGTGTGTCGGTCGATCACGGGATCGAGGAAAAGAGTGAGGGGCGCACGCAGATGTTGCGCGACCTCGGCAAGCGTCGCCTCGTCGACGCTCAGCCACGCGTGTAATGCATCGAGCGTTTCTGGCCGGAGCCCCGGAATACGCGCAAGGCGATCGATGGTGGTGCGCGTGAGCGGAAGGTTTGCCAGGCGTGCGACGTCGCCCGGGGCGGGCCCCGCCACATCGCCCGCGTTGCGGAGAACGTCATCAGCCACGCCAAGGAGTGCCAGGAAGGCGTTTTCAACGAGACTGTGGATGAAGACGTCCACCTTGTCGGGCGCGTACCAGAGGGCGACCAGCTGGCGGGCATCGTCACGCTGGAGGCGGTGGTGCTGGCATAGGTGGGCGAGGGGATTCCAGGGTGTGCCACCGCCAAGCGGTGCGATTTGATGCACCGGGCAATGGGCCGCACGCCACGTCGCCGCCATGGCGTGCAACGCGCCGTCGATGTCGACGGCAAGCATCGGCTCGACATTATCGCGTAGGGCGGGAAGAAGCGCGGCAGCGGCCGCACCGTAGTCGGGTGCGACGATCAACAGCGACGCATCCGCGGGTAGGCGTGCGGGATGCGCCTTCGGCCATAGCTCGCGAAGCGCGGAGCGCGAAGCAAACGCCGGTGGTTTTTTTGGCGGCTGTAGGTGTCGGTCGCGCAACCATGGGCGGCCGATGACGATGACCCATGCGAGGGGCCCAAGCGCAAAGCCGATCCATCCCGCCCAGCGTATGCGCGTCGCATACCGCGCATACGCTGGAACATCCAGCGCGAGCCAGTACGACCACGCAAGGTCGAAACGTAGTAACTCCAGCGATAAACCGAGCGACAGCAAAATAGTCGTGCCGGCGAGATAAGGGGCGAGCAGCAGCGCGCCAAGGCCTCCCAGGCCTGCCCCAAAGCGCTTCCAATCAAGCGTCATGCCCGTTCCGTGAAGTCATCCGTTCGGCGGATGCTCGCACTACGCGGAACGCATTAAGTAGAGGCTCAAAGAAAACAGCTACTTCGACGCGGCGTCGTTATGGAAACGACGCGCTGAGCATGAGGAATTTCGCGAAAGCGGGCTTTTTGAGGCGTTTTTTGCCTGTTGTCCCTCTTTCTCAAAGACAACAACGAATCGTTTTGCTAACGTCGTTTTCGTTGCCTGCATTCACGTTGATTCGCACCGTGCAGGCAACCATCGCTCAAGGCGGTGAAAGTCGCGAGCCGGGCGTGGTGAGACACCCCCGACTCGCTAACCACATCCAACTAGAAAGGAGTTGAACAGTGGCTACCACTGATCATACGGTACTAGCTCGCCCGCCGAATCCCCCAGGCGGCATCTCAGCGGTCCACGGGCCGCCTGCATGACGCGCAGGCACGGTTGAAGCACCGCGACGCGTCCTCTCTTTGAGGCAATTCTTGATCGAATGAGGCAGGCGCCATGCCTGGTGCGCCTCACGGACGGACGTCGCCGCGAAAACGTCATCAATCAAGCCACCCGGTGTCCGGACACGGACAGCCGATGAACCCGCGAGTCCGATGGTCCGCGGCACGGCAGGTGCGTGATCTGTCGTGCCGCGTCAGGACGCGGTGTGGCGTTAGTAAAGGAGTAAGTCATGAAAAAGGTCCATGAGCCCTCGGCCGAGCAGCTGATGAATGAAGCGAAGGAATGGGTGCAGTGCGCGCGTAGCGTGTCGGAGTTTCTGGCCGACCTTATCCACGATGCGGACAGCGTGGAATGCAAGCAGGTGGCGCTCTCGCTTGAAGCGATCACAGGCATGACGCGGCAAGGCCTGCGTCGCATGGGCGAGGCGCATGCGGCTTTTCATCGCCAGATAGCTGCGATTCCTAGGGCATAACTAAGGTCCCATGACACGTCTGTGTTGTGCCTTTCTCGGTTCGTAAACAAGCGGCCGAAAACGCGCTACGTATGTTTACCTAGTGGCCTAATTTGCGTAAGCGGGTTTTTGTGATGGCCGTCTCATGGGTTCGCGACCTCCTCTGGCAGGGGGCACATTCCGAGGCATGAGGAGGGGAATCATGAACGAGCAGTCGATCGGCAAGGTCTTCACCCGCACGTTGCTGGCCAGCGCGGTATTCGCTGCGGCCATGTCCATGGCGGCGTGCAGCGGCCACGGTTCCACGCATTCCGGCGGCGGTTCCGGCAGCGTCGTTAACCCGGGCGGCGCGGGCGGTGGCAGCGACGCAGGCGGCGGTTCCGGCGGCACGGGCGGCAGCGGTGACAACGGTGGCGGCACCGGCACCGGCGGCGGCTCCGGCGGAGGTACAGGCGGTACTGGCGGTGGTTCGGGCGGCGGCACCGGCGGCACCGGCGGCACCGGTGGCACCGGTGGCGGCACCGGGGGTGGCGATGGCGGTGGCACCGGCGGCGGTAACGGTGGTGGTACGGGTGGCGGCACAGGCGGTGGTACCGGCGGCACCGGTGGCACCCCAGTGGCAGCCAGCAACGCCGTCGGGGCCGTGGCGACCGGCCTGGGCGGCATCATCGCCTCGGTAGGCACGACGGTCACCGGCGTCGGCGTGCAGGTGCCTGGCACGACGGTGCTCGGTGGCACCAACGGCCTCACCAACTCGGTGGGCGACGCCGTGCAGGATCTCGGCGGTGCGGTCACCACGCTTGGCAATGGCGTCACCAATGGCCTCGGCCAGACCGGTAACATCAGCGACCCGCTGGGCACCACGACCGGTACGCTCGGCAACGTGGTCACCCAGACCGGCTCGGCGGTGAATGACCTCGGCGGCGGCGTAGCCTCGGTCGGCGCGGGCTCGCCAATCACGCCGATCACCAGCACGCTCGGTACCGTCGTCTCGACGGCAGGCACCGGCGTGGAGCATCTCGGCACCCAGCTCGGCGGCGCGCTCAATACCAGCTCGGCCAACGCCCTCACGAAGGCCGTCAGCGATGTTGTCACGCCTGTCGTTGCCTCGCTGGGCACGGCGGCCACGCCGGATAGCTCGACTAACCTGGTCGCCGCGGTTGGCACCGGTGGTGGCGGGGTGGTCAAGGGCCTCGGTACCGGCGTCGGCTCGCTCGCCTCGACGGTGTCGTCCTCGCAGGCACCTGGCGCGGCAGGCGCCGTGGGCACCACGCTGGGTAACACGTTGAATGCCACCAGCGGCACGCTGAACACGCTGGGCAGCACGCTCGCCACCGGTGCAGGCAAGGCGCCCGATGCGAACCCGGTGGGCACGACCCTGGTGGGTACCGGCGCCACGGTCGCGTCAGTGGGTACGGTGGTCGGCAACGTGGGCACCGGTGCGCTCGCGCCGGTGGCTCCGGTCACCAACGCGGTCGCAACGACGGTCACGCAGGTGGGTAACGGAGTGAGCACCGTGGCATCGAGCGCACCGCTCGCGCCACTCACCAACAAGCTCAACACCGTCGTCAACGGCGTGGCCACGGCCACCTCGCTGAACAACACAACCGGTGGCAACAACGGCGCAGGGTCTACGGACCCGCTGGGCGGGCTGTTAGGCGGTGTGAAGGGACTCCTCCACCGCGACGCCGCCTCGCGGTGAGGCAGGGCGGGGGCGGCGCAACGCCGTCCTCGCATGCCTTCAGGGAACGGTGCCGGCGGCGCAACGCCGGCACCGGTCTTGCTCTGTCCATGTAAAGGAATTCCATGAACCGGTGGTTCGGTTGCCTGCTCGGCATGGCCGTCGTCAGCTCTATCCAGGCGCAGGTGCGCGCTCCCGCCAACCCCCTCCAGACCCTGCCGCGCACGGAAACCCCGAAACAGGCACCCGTGCAGGTCAGCGTGCAGGCCCCCACCGCGGCGCTGGAAGCTCTGCTCGCCACGCCGATCACCCCGTCGCGCTTTGACGTCGTCGGCGTGAAGTCGGTGCCCTTCGCCGACGTCGCCGCGTTGTTCGCGCCGATGCGCGGTAAAGCCGTCACGGTAGGCGACCTCGTCGCCGCTGCGAACAAGGTGACCGAACTCTACCGCCAGCACGGCTACGCGCTGTCGTTCGCCTTCGTACCGAGCCAGGACTTCGCCCAGGGCGTGGTTCGCGTCACCGTCGTCGAAGGCTACGTGGCCCAGGTGGACGTGCGTGGCGACGCCGGCAATATGACGAAGCGCATGCGTGACATCGCCGCGCATGTCGTCGGCGAGCGGCCCCTGCGGCAATCGACGTTCGAGCGCTACACGCAACTGCTCGGCCAGCTGCCCGGTGCGAAGGTGAGCGCGAGCGTGCCGTCGCCCACGACCACCGATGGCGCGACCACCCTGGTGCTCGATGTCACCCGCCAGCGTTACGACCTCAGCTACGGCCTCGACTTCAATCACCCGGGCACGCAAGGCATCTTCAGCCTGCTGGAAAACGGTGCCACGCCGCTGGGTGAGCAGCTCAGCGTATCCACGCTGTTTCCCAACGGCGGTGGCCAGCGTCTCTACACGGCCAGCTGGCTGGAACCGTTCGGTTCCGATGGCTGGCAGGGCCGGGTCGATGCGAGCCGTTATTGGGGGCGTCCCGATACCGACAACCAGTTGCCGTCGTATCTCGACCATCGGCTGGCGCAGGATCGGCTCGCGCTTTCGGCCGTCTATCCGTTGAAGCTGACCAACAGCGAACGCATGAACCTCACCCTCGGCGCGTATGCCTCGCGCCAGGACGATCGCTACCGCAACATCGACTCCGGCGCCATCATCGCCCTGCAATCCAGCGTGCGTGTCGCCAATGCGGAACTCAGCTGGGTGAAGGTGACCGGCAAGCGCACGCGGCAGTTCAGCATCGCGGTGGCGCACGGGTTCGATGCGCTGGGCGCGTACTCGCGCGCGGTCACCAATCTTCCCGTGCAGCTGCTGGTCGCCACGCCCGACGTGAAGTTCACCCGCTACACCATGAATCTCGCCATCGCCGATCCGTGGCCGCATGGCTTCGGCACGGTGTTCCGCGCCACCGGGCAATACAGCCACGATGCCTTGCCCTCCACCGAGCAGATCAACTTTGGTGGGCCGAGTTTTGCCTATGCCTACGACCCCGGCGACGCGGCCGGCGACAGTGGCTGGGCCGGCTCCGCCGAGCTCAATCGCGGTTTCACCGTGAGCTCGAAGTGGGTCACCGCGCTGACGCCCTATGTCGTCTACCAGGCCGCCCGCGTGTATCTCAACGGCGCGCGCCCGCTGATCGATCGGCTGGACTCCGCCGCGGTGGGCCTGCGTGCCTCGGACGGCAAGCACTACGCCGTCGACTTTGCCCTGGCCCGGCCCACGGGTGACAAGCCGCCGGAGACGAACAGCCGCCAGACCCGCTGGAACCTCACGTTCAGCTACAAGCTCATGTAACACCTCTGTTACGCCCGTTATTTTCTGCGCCTTCACGGCGTTGGCGCGACGATCGGAGGACACACCGTCCGGATGCCGCGCCATGCCCCTGTCCCTCTCCCCGCCGCCGTTGCGTTACCACGAGACGCTGGAGCAGATCGAGCCGGACGAAATGGAAACGGCGGAGGAGCTGATCGAGACGCTCACCGGCATCAACCAGACCACGCTTGAACACGAAGGCCACGCAGTGCGCTCGGTGCATGCGAAGAGCCACGCCTTGCTCATCGGTGAACTCATCGTCCCCGCCGATCTGCCGCGCGAACTGGGGCAGGGTATCTTCGCCAGGCCGGGAACCTACCCGGTGGTCATGCGCCTCTCCACCGTGCCGGGCGACATCCTCGACGACAGCGTGTCCACGCCGCGCGGCATGGCGATCAAGATCATCGGCGTGGAAGGCGAGCGCCTGCCCGGCAGCGAAGACGCGACCACGCAGGATTTCGTCATGGTCAACGGGCCCGCGTTCCAGGCGCCGAATGCGAAGAAATTTGCCAGCACGCTGAAACTCGCCGCCGCCACGACAGATCGGGCGGAGGGCGCGAAGAAAGCGCTGTCGGCCGTATTGCGCGGTACCGAGAAAGTGATCGAAGCCTTTGGCGGCAAGAGCACCACGCTGCTCGCGCTCGGCGGCCAGCCGGAGACCAATCCGCTCGGCGACACCTACTACAGCCAGGTGCCGATGCGCTTTGGCGATTACGTGGTGAAAGTGTCCGTCGCGCCGCGCTCGCCCAACCTCACCGCGCTCACCGATGCCACGCTCAACGTCAACGGCAAGCCCAACGGCCTGCGTGACGCGATGGTGGAGCACTTCGCCGCGGAAGGCGGCGAGTGGGACCTGCGCGTGCAGTTCTACACGGACGCGGACACCATGCCGATTGAAGACGCCTCGGTGCCGTGGCCGGAAGAGAAGAGCCCTTATCTGGAAGTCGCGCGACTGGTGCTGAAGCCGCAGCCAGCGTGGGATGACGCCCGCCGTGCGGCCATCGATGACGGCCTCGCCTTCAGCCCCTGGCATGGCGTGGTCGACCACCGACCATTGGGCTCGGTGATGCGTGCGCGCCGCGTCGCTTACAAGGTGATGGCCAAGTTCCGTGCCCACCACAATAAGGTGGTGATCAAGGAACCGGCCAGCCTGGACGACCTCAAGCTGTCGTAAAGGCGTGGCCGCTTACCAACCCATGTAATGGCCACCGTTGATGGCCAGGTTGGAGCCGGTGATCCAGCTGGATTCTTCCGCGGTGAGGAAGGCCACCGCATGCGCGATCTCTTCCGGGCGGCCGAGGCGACCGATCGGGATCTGCGCGATGATCTTCGAGCGCACGTCTTCGGGCACCGCCATGACCAGGTCGGTACCGACGTAGCCGGGCGAGACGGTATTCACCGTGATGCCGAAGCGGGCGTTTTCCTGCGCGAGCGAAATGGTGAAGCCATGCACGCCGGCCTTGGCCGCCGCGTAGTTGGCCTGGCCGTACTGGCCCTTCTGCCCGTTGATCGAGCTGATCTGGACAATGCGGCCCCACTGGCGCGAGCGCATGCCTTCGATCACCGGGCGCGTCACGTTGAACACCGCGTTGAGGTTGGTGTTCACCACCTCGGTCCACTGCTGGTAATCCATCTTGTGGAACGTGGTGTCGCGGGTGATGCCGGCGTTGTTCACCAGGATCTCCACCGGGCCGGCGAGTTCCTCGACGCCGCGGACCATGTTGGCCGCCGAGGTCGGGTCGGCGACGTCGCCGTGCACCATCACCACGTCGATCCCGTCGCGGATCATGTCTTCGCGCCACGCCGCGGCCTTGGCTTCGTCACGGTAGTTCGTGGCGACCCGGTGGCCTTGTTGGGCGAGGTAACGGACGATCGCCGTGCCGATGCCGCCGGTGCCGCCGGTGACCAGTGCCGTGCGTTGCGTCGTGCCGCTTTTCATGTCTCGCCAGGGTCCTGTAAGAGGGGTGGCCCGCCTTGCGGGCAATCGGGTTTTATAACGTCCCGATGGCGGTAAGACTACTGCGGCGAAGCGACGCAGGCTTGAATCCCCCCAGCGCTGCCGCCAGCGTGCCGGCCGAATCGGCGGCGTCGGGGGCCGCCACGCCCAGCCAGGCCAGGGCCTGGCGCAGGGCGGGCAAGGGCTGGGACGGGTCCACGGGCAGGGCCTGGTCCGATTTGGAGAGCTTGCGCCCGGTGGCATCCAGCACCAGGGGCAGGTGCAGGTAACCCGGCGTGGGCAGGCCGAGCAGTTCCTGCAGGTAGATCTGCCGGGCCGTGGATTCGAGCAGGTCCGCGCCGCGGACGACGTGGCTCACCCCCTGGAAGGCATCGTCGACCACGCAGGCCAGCTGGTAGGCCCAAAGGCCCTCGACGCGACGGATGACGAAGTCACCGGCCACCTCGCGCAGGTTTTCCGCTTGTGGGCCCTGCAGGTCGTCCACCCAGTGGATCGTGCGGTCCGGTGAGCGCAGGCGCCAGGCGGGCGGCCGGGTGGGGTCGGGCGGGGCGATGCAGTGGCCGTCGCGATGCAGGCCGCCATGGACGGCCAGGTCAGCACGGCTGCACCAGCAGGGGAACAGGTGCCCCGCGTCGCGCAGGCGCACGAAGGCGGCCTCGTAGGCGTCGTTCCGGGTGGACTGGAAAAGCACCGGCGCATCCGTCACCAGGCCGAACGCATCGAGGGTCGCCAGGATGCGTTCCGCCGAACCGGGAACCTCGCGCGGCGGATCGATGTCTTCCATGCGCAGCAGCCACTGCCCACCGTGGTACCGGGCCACCAGCCAGCTGGCCACGGCGGCCACCAGGGAGCCGAAGTGCAGGGCCCCGGTGGGTGAGGGGGCGAAGCGTCCGCGGTAGCTCATGCGAGGCAATCAGGCATGGGTTGAGACGTTTCTCACGGCGACAGGGAGAAGATCGCCACAGTGTAGGCGATCGCTACCCGGCGCCGCCCGCTTGCGGCGGGCGGTGCGGGTTGCCGGGATTGAATCATTCCCCATTCGCCCCGAAAACTTAGGGCAGGCGGCGCCCTACAGCCAGCCGCTTTTAGAGAGAGCAACCATGTTCAAACGCATTGTCCTGTTCGTCCTCACCAACCTCGCCGTCATCACGTTGCTCACCATCGTGTGCCGCCTGCTGGGTATCGACCAGTGGGCCGCCCAGCGCGGCATGGGCCTGGGTGGCCTGATTATCTTCGCCTCCGTCTTCGGCATGGGCGGTGCCTTTATCTCACTGGCCATCTCCAAATGGATGGCGAAGATGAGCACCGGCGCCAAGGTGATCACCGAGCCGGCGAACGAAACCGAGCGCTGGCTGCTGGCCACGGTGCGCCGCCACGCCGAGCAGGCGGGTATCGGCATGCCCGAGGTGGCGGTGTACGACGCGCCGGAAATGAATGCCTTCGCCACCGGTATGTCGCGCAATAACGCCCTGGTGGCGGTGAGCACCGGCCTGCTGCAGCAGATGGATCGTGAGCAGGTATCGGCCGTGCTCGGCCACGAGATCGGCCACGTCGCCAATGGCGACATGGTCACCCTGACCCTGATCCAGGGCGTGCTCAATACGCTGGTGATCGTGCTGGCCCGCGTGGTCGGCCGCCTGATCGACAGCTGGATGAGCGGCGGCCGCGAGCGCGAAGGCGAGGGCGGCATCGGCTATTTCGTCACCGTGATGGTGCTGCAGATCGTCTTTGGCCTGTTCGCCTCGATGATCGTCATGTGGTTCTCCCGCTGGCGCGAGTTCCGCGCCGATGCCGCCGGTGCGAACCTGGCCGGCCGTGCGTCGATGATCTCGGCCCTCCAGCGCCTGTCGGCCAACCACGGCGATACGTCGCTGCCCCAGACCATCCAGGCCTTCGGCATCTCCGGCCACCTGGCCTCGGGCGTGAAGCGGCTGTTCATGAGCCACCCGCCCATCGAGGAGCGGATCGCGGCGCTGCAGAACGCTCGCTGACCCAACCCAAGCCGCCCTTCGGGGCGGTTTTTTTATGGCCCGGCCGCCCCCATAATTCGGGGTCTTCCTACCTTGAAGGAACGGCACCGTGAGCCAGGAAACCCGCAAATTCGAAGCCGAGGTCGCCCAGGTCCTGCACCTGGTCACCCACTCCCTGTACTCGCACAAGGAAATCTTCCTCCGCGAGCTCATCTCCAACGCCTCCGACGCCTGCGACAAGCTCCGCTTCGAAGCCATCGCCAACCCCGGCCTGGTGACCGAAGACGCCGAGCTGCGCATCCAGGTCACCTGGGATCCGGACGCCCGCACCATCAGCGTGCGCGACAACGGCATCGGCATGACCCGTGAGGACG is part of the Luteibacter pinisoli genome and harbors:
- a CDS encoding collagen-like triple helix repeat-containing protein produces the protein MNEQSIGKVFTRTLLASAVFAAAMSMAACSGHGSTHSGGGSGSVVNPGGAGGGSDAGGGSGGTGGSGDNGGGTGTGGGSGGGTGGTGGGSGGGTGGTGGTGGTGGGTGGGDGGGTGGGNGGGTGGGTGGGTGGTGGTPVAASNAVGAVATGLGGIIASVGTTVTGVGVQVPGTTVLGGTNGLTNSVGDAVQDLGGAVTTLGNGVTNGLGQTGNISDPLGTTTGTLGNVVTQTGSAVNDLGGGVASVGAGSPITPITSTLGTVVSTAGTGVEHLGTQLGGALNTSSANALTKAVSDVVTPVVASLGTAATPDSSTNLVAAVGTGGGGVVKGLGTGVGSLASTVSSSQAPGAAGAVGTTLGNTLNATSGTLNTLGSTLATGAGKAPDANPVGTTLVGTGATVASVGTVVGNVGTGALAPVAPVTNAVATTVTQVGNGVSTVASSAPLAPLTNKLNTVVNGVATATSLNNTTGGNNGAGSTDPLGGLLGGVKGLLHRDAASR
- a CDS encoding ShlB/FhaC/HecB family hemolysin secretion/activation protein; protein product: MNRWFGCLLGMAVVSSIQAQVRAPANPLQTLPRTETPKQAPVQVSVQAPTAALEALLATPITPSRFDVVGVKSVPFADVAALFAPMRGKAVTVGDLVAAANKVTELYRQHGYALSFAFVPSQDFAQGVVRVTVVEGYVAQVDVRGDAGNMTKRMRDIAAHVVGERPLRQSTFERYTQLLGQLPGAKVSASVPSPTTTDGATTLVLDVTRQRYDLSYGLDFNHPGTQGIFSLLENGATPLGEQLSVSTLFPNGGGQRLYTASWLEPFGSDGWQGRVDASRYWGRPDTDNQLPSYLDHRLAQDRLALSAVYPLKLTNSERMNLTLGAYASRQDDRYRNIDSGAIIALQSSVRVANAELSWVKVTGKRTRQFSIAVAHGFDALGAYSRAVTNLPVQLLVATPDVKFTRYTMNLAIADPWPHGFGTVFRATGQYSHDALPSTEQINFGGPSFAYAYDPGDAAGDSGWAGSAELNRGFTVSSKWVTALTPYVVYQAARVYLNGARPLIDRLDSAAVGLRASDGKHYAVDFALARPTGDKPPETNSRQTRWNLTFSYKLM
- a CDS encoding catalase family protein → MPLSLSPPPLRYHETLEQIEPDEMETAEELIETLTGINQTTLEHEGHAVRSVHAKSHALLIGELIVPADLPRELGQGIFARPGTYPVVMRLSTVPGDILDDSVSTPRGMAIKIIGVEGERLPGSEDATTQDFVMVNGPAFQAPNAKKFASTLKLAAATTDRAEGAKKALSAVLRGTEKVIEAFGGKSTTLLALGGQPETNPLGDTYYSQVPMRFGDYVVKVSVAPRSPNLTALTDATLNVNGKPNGLRDAMVEHFAAEGGEWDLRVQFYTDADTMPIEDASVPWPEEKSPYLEVARLVLKPQPAWDDARRAAIDDGLAFSPWHGVVDHRPLGSVMRARRVAYKVMAKFRAHHNKVVIKEPASLDDLKLS
- the phbB gene encoding acetoacetyl-CoA reductase; its protein translation is MKSGTTQRTALVTGGTGGIGTAIVRYLAQQGHRVATNYRDEAKAAAWREDMIRDGIDVVMVHGDVADPTSAANMVRGVEELAGPVEILVNNAGITRDTTFHKMDYQQWTEVVNTNLNAVFNVTRPVIEGMRSRQWGRIVQISSINGQKGQYGQANYAAAKAGVHGFTISLAQENARFGITVNTVSPGYVGTDLVMAVPEDVRSKIIAQIPIGRLGRPEEIAHAVAFLTAEESSWITGSNLAINGGHYMGW
- the gluQRS gene encoding tRNA glutamyl-Q(34) synthetase GluQRS, whose translation is MSYRGRFAPSPTGALHFGSLVAAVASWLVARYHGGQWLLRMEDIDPPREVPGSAERILATLDAFGLVTDAPVLFQSTRNDAYEAAFVRLRDAGHLFPCWCSRADLAVHGGLHRDGHCIAPPDPTRPPAWRLRSPDRTIHWVDDLQGPQAENLREVAGDFVIRRVEGLWAYQLACVVDDAFQGVSHVVRGADLLESTARQIYLQELLGLPTPGYLHLPLVLDATGRKLSKSDQALPVDPSQPLPALRQALAWLGVAAPDAADSAGTLAAALGGFKPASLRRSSLTAIGTL
- the htpX gene encoding protease HtpX, with the translated sequence MFKRIVLFVLTNLAVITLLTIVCRLLGIDQWAAQRGMGLGGLIIFASVFGMGGAFISLAISKWMAKMSTGAKVITEPANETERWLLATVRRHAEQAGIGMPEVAVYDAPEMNAFATGMSRNNALVAVSTGLLQQMDREQVSAVLGHEIGHVANGDMVTLTLIQGVLNTLVIVLARVVGRLIDSWMSGGREREGEGGIGYFVTVMVLQIVFGLFASMIVMWFSRWREFRADAAGANLAGRASMISALQRLSANHGDTSLPQTIQAFGISGHLASGVKRLFMSHPPIEERIAALQNAR